A window of Excalfactoria chinensis isolate bCotChi1 chromosome Z, bCotChi1.hap2, whole genome shotgun sequence contains these coding sequences:
- the DNAJA1 gene encoding dnaJ homolog subfamily A member 1 has product MVKETRYYDVLGVSPNASAEELKKAYRKLALKYHPDKNPNEGEKFKQISQAYEVLSDPKKRDLYNKGGEQAIKEGGSGGGFGSPMDIFDMFFGGGGRMQRERRGKNVVHQLSVSLEDMYNGATRKLALQKNVICDKCEGRGGKKGAVECCPNCRGTGMQIRIHQIGPGMVQQIQSVCMECQGHGERISPKDRCKSCNGRKIVREKKILEVHIDKGMKDGQKITFHGEGDQEPGLEPGDIIIVLDQKDHSVFTRRDEDLLLSMDIQLVEALCGFQKPITTLDNRTIIITSHPGQVVKHGDIKCVLNEGMPIYRRPYEKGRLIIEFRVNFPESGFLSSDKLLLLEKLLPARQEIEETEEMEQVNLVDFDPSQKRKHIYNGEVYEDDEHHPRGGVQCQTS; this is encoded by the exons ATGGTGAAGGAGACCAGGTACTACGACGTGCTGGGCGTCAGCCCCAACGCCTCGGCCGAGGAGCTGAAGAAGGCGTACCGTAAGCTGGCGCTGAAGTACCACCCCGACAAGAACCCCAACGAGGGCGAGAAG TTCAAACAGATCTCCCAGGCGTACGAGGTGCTGTCCGACCCCAAGAAGAGGGACCTGTACAACAAGGGCGGCGAGCAGGCCATCAAGGAGGGCGGCTCGGGCGGCGGCTTCGGGTCCCCCATGGATATTTTCGACATGTTCTTCGGCGGCGGTGGAAGGAtgcagagggagaggagag gcAAAAATGTGGTCCATCAGTTATCAGTAAGTTTAGAAGATATGTACAATGGTGCAACAAGAAAACTTGCACTGCAGAAGAATGTGATCTGTGACAAATGTGAAG gTCGTGGTGGTAAGAAGGGTGCAGTAGAATGCTGCCCGAACTGCAGAGGGACAGGCATGCAAATCAGAATTCACCAGATTGGGCCGGGCATGGTGCAGCAAATCCAGTCTGTGTGTATGGAGTGCCAGGGGCACGGAGAGCGCATCAGCCCCAAGGACCGCTGCAAGAGCTGCAATGGCAGGAAAATTGTtagggagaagaaaatactAGAAGTGCACATTGACAAAG gAATGAAGGATGGTCAGAAAATAACATTCCATGGTGAAGGGGACCAAGAGCCAGGACTAGAACCAGGGGATATTATCATTGTCTTGGATCAGAAAGACCACTCTGTGTTTACAAG ACGAGATGAAGACCTTCTTCTGTCCATGGATATACAACTGGTTGAAGCACTGTGTGGCTTTCAAAAGCCTATCACAACGCTGGATAATAGGACTATCATTATTACCTCCCATCCTG gcCAGGTTGTCAAGCATGGGGATATTAAGTGTGTTTTAAATGAAGGCATGCCAATTTATCGCAGACCATATGAGAAAGGACGTCTCATCATAGAGTTCAGG GTGAACTTCCCAGAGAGTGGCTTCCTTTCCTCAGATAAGCTGTTGTTACTTGAAAAACTGCTGCCTGCAAGACAGGAAATAGAAGAAACTGAGGAAATGGAACAAGTGAACTTAGTGGACTTTGATCcatctcaaaaaagaaaacatatctaTAATGGGGAAGTCTATGAAGATGATGAGCACCACCCTAGAGGCGGTGTTCAATGTCAGACATCATAG
- the APTX gene encoding aprataxin yields the protein MRACWLVGTEERGLRVPLPHLADVVLGRGPRTRIADRRCSRQQVLLKADCNKGYVTVKQLGVNPTSVDLVDVGKDEEVKMRPGQVLYIVNRLYPFVVQFGEESEETHTEEEEKIQNEKRPREDSCENDDIENVPRKSKKVGVVDTQSSSSDFRPSKSSISPHEGSMGRKEHLGHWSQGLKSAMQDPKVQVYKDEKTVVIKDKYPKARYHWLVLPWDSISSLKSVTREHLELLEHMHAVGQKMIQQCPAKGSLEFRLGYHAIPSMSQLHLHVISQDFDSPALKTKKHWNSFTTEYFLNSEDVIEMVRSKGKVTVNDQASELLKLPLKCHLCKQQLSTIPQLKEHLKKHWTK from the exons ATGCGTGCCTGCTGGCTGGTGGGGACGGAGGAGCGCGGCCTACGCGTGCCGCTGCCGCACCTGGCCGACGTGGTGCTGGGCCGCGGGCCGCGCACCCGCATCGCCGACAGGAGGTGCTCGCGGCAGCAAG ttctgttgaAAGCAGACTGTAACAAGGGATATGTTACAGTTAAGCAG TTAGGAGTCAACCCAACCAGTGTTGACTTAGTGGATGTTGGCAAGGATGAAGAGGTGAAAATGAGGCCAGGCCAAGTTCTGTATATTGTGAACAGACTTTACCCCTTCGTGGTGCAATTTGGTGAAGAATCAGAGGAAACTCAtacagaagaagaagagaaaatacaaaatgaaaagaggCCACGTGAGGACTCCTGTGAGAATGATGATATAGAAAATGTTCCCAGAAAATCAAAGAAGGTGGGGGTGGTGGATACACAAAGCAGTTCTTCAGACTTCAGGCCAAGCAAGAGCAGCATATCTCCACACGAAGGGTCAATGGGCAGAAAG GAACATTTGGGACACTGGAGTCAAGGTCTAAAGAGTGCCATGCAAGATCCAAAAGTGCAG GTTTATAAGGATGAGAAGACTGTAGTCATCAAGGATAAATATCCCAAAGCACGTTACCACTGGCTTGTTTTACCGTGGGATTCCATTTCAAGCCTCAAATCAGTCACCCGAGAGCATCTTGAACTTCTGGAACATATGCATGCAGTCGGGCAAAAAATGATTCAACAGTGCCCTGCCAAAGGAAGCCTGGAGTTCCGGCTGGGTTACCACGCCATTCCCAGCATGAG TCAACTGCATTTGCACGTAATCAGCCAAGATTTTGATTCCCCTGCTCTGAAGACCAAAAAGCATTGGAACTCCTTTACCACAGAATACTTCCTAAACTCTGAAG atgtgaTAGAGATGGTACgaagcaaggggaaagtaacGGTGAATGATCAGGCCTCTGAACTTCTCAAATTGCCCCTCAAGTGCCATCTCTGCAAACAACAGCTGTCCACTATCCCACAGCTAAAGGAACATCTCAAGAAACATTGGACAAAGTGA